The window GCGCTCTACCCGAAGGGGAGCGAAGAGAAGCGATTGATCGACGCGATGCTGCTGGCGGTGCCGAGATGAGGGCGGACCGAACGCCGCAGGCGGTCGTGATCGCGGGGCCCAACGGCGCGGGGAAGACATCGTCCGCCCCGGATCTCCTGCAGGAGGCCGTGGGGATCGACGCCTTCGTCAACGCCGACGTGATTGCCCAGGGCCTCGCGGCGTTCAGCCCCGAATCGGCGGCATTCGTGGCCGGCAGGATCATGCTGCGGCGCATCGAGGAGCTGGCGCGAGCCCGCGAAGACTTCGCCTTCGAGAGCACGCTCGCAGGCCGGTCGACCCACCGACTGCTGACGGGACTGGTCGGGGTCGGGTACGATGTCCATATC is drawn from Candidatus Rokuibacteriota bacterium and contains these coding sequences:
- a CDS encoding zeta toxin family protein; translated protein: MRADRTPQAVVIAGPNGAGKTSSAPDLLQEAVGIDAFVNADVIAQGLAAFSPESAAFVAGRIMLRRIEELARAREDFAFESTLAGRSTHRLLTGLVGVGYDVHIFYLWLPSPDLAVARVRRRVEAGGHDVPEPVIRRRFGKSLVNFDRLYRPVATTWRLYDGSALGGRPLIAHGTGASEPVVLNEATWLEIRKRIEEVA